The proteins below are encoded in one region of Mangifera indica cultivar Alphonso chromosome 7, CATAS_Mindica_2.1, whole genome shotgun sequence:
- the LOC123220957 gene encoding la-related protein 6B, whose translation MAQVDSQVETLDSTSASDQSQLSSSDLSRSASFSKLNARAPEFVPARSPATTPTTPSSASTSVSQSQVQLQVPPPPRMMMPPPAAFHNHHPPHVYSPHQGTAFHMPMQNHVIPVHPHHHHHHQIQHHVPVQNYQSQHHHHHHRNHNQNHHNQKHKQKQNYFYHYEEENQEVEVTVEDQKDQMNQHHGGLSDESTQKILNQVEYYFSDLNLATTDHLMRFIHKDPEGYVPLSVVASFKKIKAFVNNNSQLANVLQNSSKLVVSEDGKKVKRQNPLTESDVEELQSRIVIAENLPEDHCHQNLMKIFSAVGSVKNIRTCLPQISGGGAPSASRSTKVDGMLFSNKLHAFVEYESVELAEKAIADLNNEGNWRSGLRVRLMHKRASKNAQVRGKKGHEGESHYEEEDTSTSEQHANEKQLEDLPQQQYTGEEQVHEKESGQRKVRNKGRGKGRGRGDRGQYHHNNSNRGHHNMGTPPSNNMNNSEQSTVGKQQPPGPRMPDGTRGFAMGRGKPVAVNTS comes from the exons atggcgCAAGTAGATTCTCAAGTTGAAACCCTAGATTCGACGTCTGCCAGTGATCAGTCTCAGTTGTCGTCTTCGGATCTGTCGCGATCGGCATCGTTTAGTAAGCTTAACGCCCGCGCTCCCGAGTTCGTTCCGGCGCGGTCTCCTGCGACGACTCCGACGACGCCATCATCTGCTTCGACGTCGGTGTCTCAGTCGCAAGTGCAATTACAAGTTCCGCCTCCGCCGAGAATGATGATGCCTCCACCGGCGGCTTTTCATAATCATCATCCGCCGCATGTTTATTCTCCGCATCAAGGGACGGCGTTTCATATGCCGATGCAGAATCACGTGATTCCGGTgcatcctcatcatcatcatcatcaccagaTTCAGCATCATGTGCCAGTTCAGAATTATCAGAGTCagcaccatcatcatcatcatcgaaATCACAATCAGAATCATCATAATCAGAAGCATAAACAGAAGCAAAATTACTTTTATCATTATGAGGAGGAGAATCAAGAGGTTGAGGTTACAGTCGAGGATCAGAAAGATCAGATGAATCAGCATCACGGTGGGTTATCCGATGAATCAACTCAGAAGATTTTGAATCAG GTGGAGTACTATTTCAGTGATTTAAACTTGGCCACTACTGATCATCTTATGAGGTTCATTCACAAGGATCCTGAGGGATATG TGCCACTATCTGTTGTCGCATCTTTTAAGAAGATTAAAGccttcgtaaataataattcccAGCTTGCTAATGTTTTGCAGAACTCATCAAAGCTT GTTGTTAGTGAAGATGGGAAGAAAGTGAAACGCCAGAATCCTCTAACTGAATCAGATGTAGAAGAATTGCAA TCTCGCATAGTTATTGCTGAGAATTTACCTGAGGATCATTGCCATCAAAACCTTATGAAGATTTTCTCTGCTGTTGGGAG TGTTAAGAATATACGTACTTGTTTGCCCCAAATTTCTGGTGGTGGGGCTCCGTCAGCATCTAGATCGACAAAAGTGGATGGCATGCTTTTCAGTAACAAG TTGCATGCGTTTGTGGAATATGAATCTGTTGAGCTGGCTGAGAAAGCG aTTGCAGACTTGAACAATGAGGGAAATTGGAGGAGTGGTCTTAGGGTCCGTTTAATGCATAAACGTGCG TCGAAGAATGCTCAAGTTAGAGGGAAAAAAGGGCATGAAGGGGAGTCGCACTATGAGGAAGAAGATACTTCCACATCTGAGCAACATGCAAATGAGAAACAATTGGAAGATCTTCCCCAACAACAATATACG GGGGAAGAGCAAGTGCATGAGAAAGAGAGTGGACAGAGAAAAGTGCGTAACAAGGGCCGTGGCAAGGGACGTGGGCGAGGTGACCGTGGTCAATATCATCACAATAACAGTAACCGTGGGCATCATAATATGGGAACACCACCatcaaataatatgaacaatagtGAGCAGTCAACTGTAGGCAAGCAGCAACCCCCAGGGCCTCGAATGCCAGATGGAACAAGAGGATTTGCCATGGGTAGGGGGAAACCAGTAGCTGTGAATACCTCATGA